TGGGCCGTAGccagtggggtgaaaggtggtaaggATTCTAGGGGTCCAAATgtccacaacaaattctaaactgtatgttttaataggaaaggggcccagagcaatatacagtcaggggacccagattaccttgctacggccctgaTATTATGCACACAGATTTCAACaaatttatgtattttgtttcatTCAATTCAACACAATAACTTTATTCTGCTCCTATTTCATAAATAAGGCCCGATGTTTTTAGTTCAACTCAGATTGTAAAGTTTGCAGGGAATTTAAGACATGGCAAAAGTTTTGTTTCACCAAcccccagcttaaaccagcatagGTTTGCTGGTATTAGCTGGTTTAACATGGTCTACATGGTCTCCCAGCCAGGCCAAGCTGGTTTTAAGCTTGTTTAGTTGGTCGACagataaaaccagcaaacagaccaggcGTGGAGACCAGCTAAATCCAGAAAACTAGTTTAGACTGGTTTAAGATGATTTTTTTAGCAGGAAACTCCATATTTTGGGGTTGATGGGTGACTACATATCATCTCCGAATGGTCGTACACATCAAACAAACTGCTTAATGgatatttaaagaagaaaaagttTGTTCATGGCTTTGGTGGCTCTTTTAAAGCATGGTGTGATTTGTCGAAGGCCCTAGTACTATTCGGCATAAGTCAAGAGCACCCTAATAACCTGAAGCTAATCAGAAATGAATTTGACAATAAGTCTGGAACAAGGCTGTGGTTCGCTCGATGAGGATTACACTGGCCATGTTATGGGGGCTTAGGCGAAATAATAGAACCGTGatttgtaataaattataaaCTAGTTTGAAATCACTCCATATTCAACCGAAATGAGCCAAATGGAAACATTGTCTTACGAGCTACATCAATGCACAATCCATCCAAAAAAATAACTTCTAACATGATAATGAATGAGAAAGAAACAACAAAAGAAGGAATAAATTGTGACTCATTAAACAATGAAGATCAAACAAAGATTAGAAACTCATTCGTCTTCGCCGTGTTTGAAAAACTCATGGCAACAGACAGTAACCATGGTTATGAAGGTCATGAACTCCTGAAAATCACACTCTGAGTCGCCATCGGTGTCCAGGCTTTCCATCAAATTGTCTAATGTCGCCTGATCCTTCACTTGCTGAAAAATAGAGATAAAAAATACGAAAGAAGTCGTTTAAAAAGCTTAAACAAGTACATTTCCATTGGACAATTTCAAGCCTAGCATAACAAATTGCTTTGATTGTAAAATAAAGATTCTCAAACTTTCAAGGGAAAGTTTAGCATGAAAAAGTGTGCAAACCAATCTTACCTCCATAAGAGATGGAAATTCATTCGTGAGCAGCTCCTTCAGTTCGCTCTTTTTTAATTTGTACTTGTCACCTTCTTTCGACGAGTATTTATGGAAGACCTCGATGATAGTTCCCAGGCAGTTCTCGAAGTCTGACATCTTAATGTGGCGTTTGGCTTTTTCTGGGATAATTACAGCTGATATTACAGTTGTTCATACAGACGTGGAGGCAATAAAAATATATGACAATGTTTTGCTTGGCAAAGGTTTTGGAGCAACTTATGGACTGTTGATTAAGTTTCTTTCCTCATATCGCTCTTTGTACAAAATGTTTGACTGATTACTTTGCTCTAGTTTAGAAAGCGGAGGAAAAAAGAgcctcaaaaacataattacaaatAATGATAATAGACTTACCAGCAGAGAGAGTGTTGGGATGGGCGATTCGGAACGAAGGGAGATGGAAGTCCATTTATAGGTCTGTACAGAGGGGATTGTCGCTTTGGAAATCTGACCTGTCAATCACCACAACTGACCAATGAGCTTCTGAGCCTGTTCTCACtcaactacaaacacacacattcagagtGAGATACAAAGAGATGAATATTGACCATTTTTTTCATGGcagggactttccattgacttctaaattatatttttgtggtaatcaacgttatgtcACAAATGCTCTCTATtaagcttgacttgtattgaacacaattacaaatattataataCAAATTTCTTTGTTGCTGTTGTCAGGTTGCAGAAACTTGATTGACTGCAGGTTTTCACACGTTAGTTTGTACAACCTTTTTGATGTTTCCCTGGAACTTTATTATCATGTCAGTCCAAATAAAACAGACGTGACAGAGCTATATGTTtgccctctcctctctctcttgacCATGAGGGTACATTGTCACCACTATTTCCAGCTCTGCTTTTTGATCTTTCCTGGAAGTTCTGTTGCCCAGAAGCTCTCACAAGTGTTTTGTTGTCAGGCATCTTGGTGGAAGACAATAGTGTGTTTGAGAGGAAGTGAATGGTGTGGCATGTTAATTAGCCGATCCTTTTTCTGTTTCAGAATTGGACAGACGTGTGGCCAAAACACTAGTGGACTATTAAACAGCTTTGACACCCAAACACACACCGATCTCGGGCATCAATTCTGTacagtacatttataaaatacatgGAATTTGgtgttgatgttgttttaatgCAATGTACTTTATGCATTATATTCATATATCGATACAACTAACCATTAGGTATATTCTAAAGCATTATGATTGCAatgaatatacaaataatatcGTGTAATACTCACGGTTCCACATTATGCATTTAATGTACATGTAGTGTAATttacatttaatgtattattgtattccTGATCATTTACAACACTATTGTTCTTCTAGGCCTAGATAAACAGCTAAATGAAATCATAATGTCATACACAGTATAAAAAAGGTCAAGGTGCAGAGAAATGAGGTCATAGGGTGCAATGTTCCTACAATTTCTCTGTCCTACTCTTCTCTGGCGTTTGCCCAGTGCGTCGGACGGTTCACGATTGTCAGACAGGTTTTTTTTCTGCCATAATAAATGTGTCTTTGTTGCCTCATATGCGCAGCACAGGCAAACTGTTGTCGACAGCAAACACTGCATCTTGTGTGGCTCGCTGTCCTGACGGCCTTTCTCTGGGGTCAGTTGGGTATAACACTAGGCGAACAAATCaataatccatctctctctctctctctctttcatcatGTGCTGATTTGTTCATCACATTGCAATCTGAGAGCACCGTTTGCAATGGACTGCCTCAGATGACCATTCAATCATGAGCGCTGTTATTATGCCATGATGAATCAATGATTTGAttcagtgtttgtgtttgagataccaaatgtccccacaaggcaGTAAGACCTGAAAAACCTATATTATGGGGATCCGTAGAGGACAAAATAAGGCAATTATGAAGAAGCGTGGCGAAAAAAACCTGTtttgggggcctgtgtagctcagcgagtaaagacgctgactaccacccctggagtcgcgagtttgaatccagggcatgctgagttgctccggttgctagggtgggtagagtcacgttggattAACTTCCTCCTGGTCATTATAACGTGTGGTTCTCGCTGTCGGTGCGGTGCGTGGTgtgttgtgcttggatgccgcggagaataggaTAAAgcttccacacgcgctaggtctccaagGTAACACGTTCAACGAGCAACGTGATAAGATATGCGGGTTGATGGTCTTAGGCgcaaaggcaactgagattcgtcctccgccactatgaggacttaaagcgcattgggaattgggcatttcaaattgggaatAAAAagggggtttttttttttttaataaataaaaaaaataagcctgttttccaagttttctgaaggcatacgagTATACTCAGAAATGTAAGCAATGTAAgttattactattactataacTGAACAAACTGAACGTTTCGTTCATGGAAAAATCACTGTTTTAAAATGAatctttaaaatgaacaaatcgtTCTAATTAATTTCCATTATTTCTGTTGTGAACGAATCAGTTGATTCAATGACTCACTTATTATACATAAAAGATGCAACTTAATCGTCAGCTACAGGCCTAGCTCcgatgaatcaaaatccccacgCCTAGAAGAAGCCTGTAATGCTAAGTAAACCATCAATGGTAAGAATTAgagctgtcaattgattacatactgtatttaatctaattaattacatgatatgccaatttataaatatttgctaagaaagtgcctcaaaaaataataattacatttataatgattaaaaaaaattataaatagtcATGTATAAAATTTATaatatagaaaaataataattcagataattaaaacacattacattattgtagcagatgagtaaagcattgataagatgaTACAAAAACTGACTAtagaaggcaatatattatttatatctatgtatgttattgaacataagcccatcattggcctacagtccacagaaatccattttgtaattgaatttgtcaatgtgccaaagatttattgtattatgaGGGCTTTTCTAAGTacgcgtcaatgtacacctgcatcagaagtacgcttttggagcatctcactttggttgcgttacATTATAAACtcagtttgttgtctgtacagctgcacgttgcctatgctgctggagttttgcttactgcccactgctgaaaacaggtggttaTAATTGCTCTAATGGAAGGAATATAGAACATACCATAcctcttttgccattacattcccttgcttctATAAATTGTCCTAATATGTATTGTCCTAttatgtatttctatatatatacactattttctattcactttttatttttattccattttttttgtattagctCTGTATTTTTtgctgtattgttgtgcactggaagctcctgtcaccaaaacaaattacttgtatgtgtaagcatacttgtcaataaagctgattctataATGGTTATGGTACATGATCATtaattacattcatttaaattgacAGTCCTATTATGAATTATACCTCAAATCATTGTTGAGGTGTGCTGTTCCTTATTTATGCAATGACTTGCAAATTCCACCAGGCAGACAAAATAATGGGCAGAAAAAAATCCCACTTGGAGGGACCCGAATTTGGCACCAGAATATTCCAGAAACTAAGCAGCAACCATttgcaatgccatagcaaccatccagaacccCACATAAACTGCATTACATCACATTATCACCACTCAGAATGCACTTAACcaattttaaaaatgcaaaaattttTGGGTTTGAGTCTATGTAATTAGCTTAGTATAAGAACTGCAGAAATCATTGGCACAtcaccaaaatgaaaaaaaaaaaataaaacaaacaaatgtgtgtgtgtgtttgctctaGTCTGGCTGCAAAGCATCGCCTCATTACAAAAAGTCTAGTAATGGTCTACGTGTAAATGGTCTTTTGTTGACCACTGGCTTGAAGAACATGTTGTCTCTTCGTCATTGTGTTAGCCATATGATTGGCTGCCCAGTGCACACTGGGATACTGGTAGTGCCCCAACAAGAAGACCCATTCTGAGGTCCAGCCACGCTGGAGATCACATGCTCTTATTGACTACTGTTTTCTTACTAATGTGTGCCAGGCGATATCATGCAGAGTCAGAACTTCACTTTATCACGTTATCATTTAGCGTGatttttatgttcattttagTTAGTACAGTAggctatgtgtttgtgtttgcatatgtaaaattatatatatatatatatatatatgagagagagagagagagagagagagagagagagagagagagagagagagagagagagagagagagagagagaaacaggaggTTTCTTGCAGCTCATTGTAGAGGACATTTCTGTCTTGGGTTATATAAATATAGTAAACACTACATGTAAAGTCAAGTTTTATGAAATGAAGTACAGGTATACTAAGACTCCACTGAAGAAAGGGGGGTAATATCTAAATTAACTTGTATTTTTTAAGGCgaaaatattattaaaaggaatattctgtgtttaatacttcaggttccacttctgtcagacaagaacagaaagctgaggctacagtgggcacaggctcaccaaaactggacagttaaagacagGAAAAACAcagtctggtctgatgaatctggatttctgctgaggtacacaaatgggaggcccactgcagcctcagttttttgttcttggctgacagaagtggaacccgaagtggtcttctgctgttgtagtccatccgcctcaaggtttgacatattGTGccttctgagattatattcttctcactacaattatacagagtggttatctgagttaccgtagcctttctttcagctcgaaccagtctggccattctctgttgacctctctcatcaacaaggcattcccatccacagaactgccactcaatggatgttttttttttctggcaccattcggagtaaattctagagacggttgtgcgtgaaaatcccaggagatcagcagttacagaaatactcaaaccagcccatctggcaccaacaatcatgccacagtcaagattcactgagatcacatttttccccattctgatggttgatgtgaacattaactgaagctcctggcccttatctgcatgattttatgcatttcgctgccatacgattggctgattatataatcgaatgaataagtaggtataagggtgtacctaataaagtggctggtgagtgtatTTAGATAAGCATATGCATTATATTTGGTGTTTTGCTGGGTCAGGTAACTTAAAATTCTGCATGTTTCAGTCAGGTTTCTATCTAAATGAAGTCAAactattatttaatacaaataacgCAACCTGAataaattaggttacaccaacaaagtcAAATTTCAAGGGATAGCCTATATCAAGTAGAAATGGCTCTTTAAAGAAACAATTGCCACTTTTTACAACGTCAAAAACAAAGTCCAGAACCAATCATAGGCTACAAGGATTTACAAAGACAATTACGACCTAATCTTTCATCGCATGGCCTTTTGAGCGTTTAAGGGGTGAAATGTGTGTCAGAGAGAACATTTAGTAGCTTGGCCACATTCGTTTCCGTccgtttatgtgtgtttttgccATTGAAAGAATGTTTGGAGTTTGTCTCATGTGAACTTTTCTCCGCATACAAATCACCCAGCTTGATTCAGTGGCCTTCCTGTTGCTTCTGGCTGTTGCCATGGAGATGACATGTTGCCGTGCTACAGTGGCGGTTCGTTCCCGCGTCTTAGTGTGGCAGAAAGGTTCGCCAAAATGCTGAGTCTTCGCCTGGCAACCGGCCACAGCCACGGACGAAGACAGCACTATTCACTTacggtatttttaaatgttatacaaAAGAGAGGTTTCCCAAATATCACTGTAAGCTCTTAAATGCTCCTTTTATATGTGACCACATGGAGGCATCGCTGCCCTATCAATAGtactatgaaaatattacaaatgtatccCTACACCTCCCTCAAGACGTTTGAGAGGAGGTTACAAACATCTTAAGAGCCttacaatgaaaaaaaatgtaaaactgtaGCATTAATTATCTATTAACTGATTTACTGTGCTTGTTTGGTTCACTAATTAGACATTTAAGCAATTTGTTTCCCTCTGTGCCTTTTTCTCAACTGCAATGTTGTTCTGAAACACTAGGTGGCAGGCTTAGATTTGTTTTGAGATTGCTTAGTCAGcgatacatttaaagggataattcacccaaaaatgaaaattctctcatcatttactcaccctcatgccatcccagttgtgtaagacttaatttcttctgcagaacacaaacaaagatttttagaagaatatcttagctctgtaggtcctcactgTGCAaggaaatggtgaccagaacatttcAGTTCCAAAATGGGACATAAAggtagcagaaaagtaatccatacaacaccagtggttaaatccatatccccagaagtgacatgataggtgtgggtgagaaatagatcaatatttatttatatattttttactttaaatgctcctccctgcccagtaggtggtgaaatgcgtgaagaatgcgaatcactgAAAGCAAAAGAAGAACGTGGGagcaaaagtggagatttatagtagaaaaaggacttaaatattaatctgtttttcacccacacctatcaagttcttcttctgaagatatggattaaaaagagtcatattgattacttttatactacatttatatgctttttggagcttcaaatttctggccaccattcacttgcattgtatgaacctatagagctgaaatatttattctgaaagtcatatacatctgggatggcatgagggtgagtaaatgatgacattttttggtgaactattcctttaatttaatgGTTTTGctggattataaaaaaaaactgtaacacTCTGTCCCTGTCTATACACGTATGTTTCTAATCTAGTCAGGTATTTTCGATCTTCAGTGTTTTGGCTGGTCTGCTTCCACAGTTAAACCACCCAACAAGCAAAACTTTAAGCCACTTAACCTAGAAAACCCGTACAGCAGTCGTATCCGTTACACTTCTGAGGAAGCTAGCGTAGCTCACCTAATAATGGACAACAGTATAGAATATTGAAAGTTTTTCCCCAATGAACATGTTTAACATTAGTAAGGTCATCTGCTCCAAGGTAAATTCATCTTAATAAATTAAAGTTCTATCTCACAGTACTACAGTGAGTTTGTGTAACAAATGTTAGAAACAATTCTGTGGACTTGTATTGTATGTTGTACTATATTACAATCAAACATGTTACATTGAATAGCACTGACATAATAATCGCTATTAAATTAGGATTTTCTCTTTTCAGTGGACTGTGATA
This region of Xyrauchen texanus isolate HMW12.3.18 chromosome 48, RBS_HiC_50CHRs, whole genome shotgun sequence genomic DNA includes:
- the LOC127639716 gene encoding protein S100-B-like, with translation MSDFENCLGTIIEVFHKYSSKEGDKYKLKKSELKELLTNEFPSLMEQVKDQATLDNLMESLDTDGDSECDFQEFMTFITMVTVCCHEFFKHGEDE